CTGCGAAGCCAGTTGTATGCGTCCCCGGACAAAATCGCCAAGCCCAGGGCAACATCGAGAGACAGTCTCCCGGCCAGATCCGATTTCAGCTCAACCATCAGGAAGAAGCTGATACCTATCACCGAGATGGCTAGTGTTTCGGCAACTCCTCTCTTACCTTCCAAGCAGCGAAACACCACTATGGCGCATACTGCCACCGTCCAGAGTCCCCGTACTGAAGGGATCTTGACGACGTACCAGTCATGCCAATCCGCACTTCCGAAGAAGTCCAGTATCTTGCTGATGTCGAAGGTGCCCAGCCCTGTCCGGAAAAAGGGCGAGAGCCCGTGTTCAAGAGCGGGAATGAGCCACCATGCTGTTACGGCCGCCATTATCAAGACGCTCGTGGTCAGCCGCCAAAGCCCTTCTGGGTGGAATGCCTCAGATCGTCTGCTCACGAAGATTGCAACCCCGTAGGACACGGAGAGCATCATCGCTTCCAGCAGCGCGACCCAATTGCAAAGCCCGATTAGGCCCATCAGCACACCGAAGACAACTGGAGCGCTCCTGGAGCGGTTTCTTAGACTGCTCCTGAAAGCGATCATCGCCCAAGGCGTTAAAGCCCACCCCAAAAGCTGCGGGGTTTGCCAGTAGTAGCCCTGGAACGTGACGATTGTCACGTGTGTTGTCAAAAACAGCCCACTCGAAAGCAGAGCCGCAACGACACTCGAAAACTCGATCCTGAGCCACAGGTAGAGTCCCACTGCGAGGGACAGGTATGCTGAAAAGCTCAGAACGTTGAAAGCAAGGGTGTCGTCTCCTAGAACTTTTCCTAGGAAAAGTATCCAGAAGCTAGTCAGTGGCTGGTACCAACGGTCTATCTCGAAACCGAGATACCAGTTTTGCGTATACCAGCTGTTGGCCTCGTTTATCATTGCCACCTTCGAAAGGTAGCCTGCAGAGGCAACATCCCTCAGTTCTGCTGGCAGGCCGCTATGAAGCGAGCCTCGGAGCAGAGCAAAAACGACCGCCACGATTATGCCCAGCGGAATTGCCTCCCGGGTAAACCTAGCAGTCATCTGCAGCCATCTAGGGATACGCATTCTCCCCCCGAGCTAATCAGAACCCAATTTCTTGGTGACAACCCAATCGGCTTTCTCGAGGAATAAACCTCGGAGAGTCGCATACAGGTAGTCCGGGAGCATCACGAACAGCATCAGAAGCGAGAAGACCACGTTGCGGAAATTGCGGTACGTCCTAAGACCTTCCACTTTTCCTCCCACAGCTACCGGAAGTAGATGCGCGAGAGTGAAAAAGCCCCAGGCGCCCAGCGTTACCGCGGTGGGGATTGAAGCCCCATTGAACCAGGGGAACACCGCACCCATTGACACCACGGCGATCGACGCAGCGAGACCGAGTGTCTGAGTCCAGAGCAAGCCCTGGTAAACCAAACCAAGCTTTGTCCGCCAGTTAATCCTTCTGGAGGATAGGATCTTCCAGAACTCGTGGCGGAAATCCCTGATTGTGCCTTCTGCCCAGCGTCTCTGCTGAGTACGGAAAGACGCAAAATTTGCGGGTACGATACCCACAGCTGCGAGATCTTCACGGAAGGGGATTTCCTCGCCCCTCAAATAAGCCTGAAGCGAAAGCTCCCAGTCCTCCGTGATGCTCGTCTCATCAAACGGGTGGTCGTACAACCATCCGAATGGGAAAATGCCCGCCGAGCCACCGAATATCGGCGCCAATCCCATTCGCTGCCTGGCTTGCATTTCCATTGCAGTAATCGCCCAGTTGACGTTGACGAAGGTTCCGAGGAACCTGTAGGCTCCGAGTCGGTGAGGCTGCCAACCCGCCACAGGACCACCATACTCCCTTGAGGCGGCAATGCCCCTCTTCAGAAAGTCTGGCGCCACGTGATGATCAGCATCGAGAAGAGCGATGTAATCGACCTCGCTCCATCTCAGAATCCTGACTGCATTGTTGATAGCCCCCGCCTTCCCACCGACAGGATTCGTTCTGTGGATGACCACGAGAGCATGATCCGTCTCGTTTATCCGCCTGGAGATTTCCTGAAGGTTACTCTCAGGCCCCTGCTGAATAAAGAGCGAAGACGGAATCGAAACCAGTCTGGCGACGAGGTCTGGATCCGTGCTGTCGTCGAGCACGAGTACCTTGTAATCGATCGTCCCATTCTCAACTCTCAAAACGCTCGGAAGCGCTTGAAAAATTGAAGGGTCGTTCCTCGCCGACACCAGAATAGCGGCCTTGGCGGGATACGCCTGAACAGGCCAGCGTTCTCTCTTTCTCGCGAAGAGAGAAAGAGAGGTGAACGTAAGCCGGGCAATAGCGTTAAAGCCGAAGCTGATAACGACAAAAACCGCCAATACGTTCAACGCGGCCACAGGGCTATTGATAGCCCACACCACCCAGGCAACTACCACCAGGAAAGACACCAGAACCATCCGGACTGAGATTCTATTTGACACAGGTCTTCCTTTTATCGCTAGTGCCTTGTATCGTTTGTTAACGTGCGACCCCCCTATGGAGGTCTCAAACTGAACGCTGTCATTTCCTTGTCTCGCCGGAGTGGCAAGTACAAAGAACGCACTTGTCCCATGACTACACCTTCCTTCAGAGATAGGATTACAGCTATTCTTTCGACCCTCAAAAGGTAGAAAAACTGCCCGCATTCGGGCAGCAGACTTCCTTTATAAGTCGAATCAAGAACATACCAGATATCAAGCGTGTTATCAAGTTACTCGAACAGCTTAAACACGAGAACAAAAAAAATACTCGAACAATTAAAATGTTCGAGTAAGGTTAATCCTTGGAGAGTCCTTGAGTCTTCGAAAGGTGAGATCCTTAAACCCAAGTAATTAAGGTCTCACCCTAATTCAGGGATGAGACCTTCTTCTAAGTTACACTGAGAACTAAGCGCAATGCTAAAATTAAACAGTGAAGATTTTTACGTACATCATAATTATTTTCTTAACGCCCTTTCTTATTCTTTTAAATTTACGCCTATTGATTTTTGATCATGATTTTTACAAGAGCGAATTTGCAAAAGTCGGCACGTATGAAAATTTTGAAAGTAGAGAAATTGTCGATAAGCAATCTAAAGACTTAATTACCTATCTTTGTTGCGACGGAAGCTTAGATACCGACTTCTACGCAGAAAGAGAAATTGTGCACATGAGAGATGTTAAAAATTTGATATCAACAGTAAATGTTTATTTGCTAGCATTATCAACTCTCCTAATTATTTCATGTGCAGTTTTAATCGCCAAAAAGCGCTTAAGTCTTTTATTCTTTTCTTTCAAGACCGGAACACTCATGGCCATTGTGTCGTTAGCCGTAGTTTTTATCATCTCTCAAATTGACTTCGATTTTTTGTTCTTAAAATTCCACGTCATTTCTTTTGATAACGACCTTTGGGTTCTTCCTGAAAACGCCAACCTCATACAACTATTCCCTCAACAATTTTTCGCGGATTTTGCAAACCGTATAGTTCTCCAGACTCTGGCAATGTCAACGTCTATACTTATCTTTTCTTCGATTGCGCAAACTAAAATTAAAAAATGATTCCCAGATCTTTTGAAATTGGTCCGCTGACCCTACACTTGTATGGCCTGGTTATCGCGCTTTCGATACTCGCCGGTTGGGCCCTTGCTAAAAACAGAGCTCATCTTTACAAAATCCCGAAATCTCTTTTCGACGAACCCATGCTTCTTACTCCTCTTATTCTTGGGCTTATCGGAGCTCGGCTTTATCACGTATTGGACCTGTGGAGCCACTACAGTCAAAACCCGTCCGAAATTTTAAAAATTGCAAACGGGGGACTTGGTATCTGGGGCGGACTTTTCGGCATCCTAGTAGGCTTTGTGCTAATTGCCAAAATTAAGAAAGTTAAAATTCTCTCCCTGCTGGATCTTATCGCGCCATCCCTGATGCTATCCCAATCAATTGGACGCTTTGGAAATTTTATTAACCAAGAAGCTTTTGGTCCACCGACAACTCTTCCCTGGGGAGTTTATATTGAACCTGCAAATCGCCCGATTCAATATATGGAGTTCAGCCGTTTTCACCCGACATTTTTCTACGAAGCAGCGCTTGATCTGCTTTTTTTCTTTATTCTTCTTTATTTATCCAAACCGTCATCCTCGCACTCTCTTCCGTCATCCTCGCGAACGCGAGGATCTAGATTCTCGATCTGGTCTTCGATTTCACTCAGACCGTTCCTGACCGTGAGCGTAGTCGAACGGTCGAGAATGACAATAGAAAAGACTCTCGGACTTAATCTCAAAGTGCCTGGCCAAACGTTTGCTCTTTACCTGATCCTCTACGCGATAGGCAGATTTACGGTGGAATTCGTGCGTATTGACACCTGGACGATTTCGCAAATAAAAGTCGCCCAAATTTTGGCCGCGGTAACAATCCTTATTGGTATTTTCACCTTCTTTAGAAGAATTAGACCCCTTGACTCCTCAGCATAATTCGGAGTCAACCCCGAACAAATTGAGGGGTTGACAGCTCTTAGCACTCATGGTATCTTATCTGCTAATTGCTCCTATCATGGATAGGGTATAATTAAGCCAGGAGAAACAACACAAAGTGGCGATTTTTATAGACCAACAAAAACCCAAATTCAAAAGCGAACTGCCAATTGTCCCCCTCAGAGACACGGTAGTATTTCCTTCTTCTATGGTTCCAATTACAGTCGGCAGGCCCAAAGTCAAACTCGGCCTCGACAATTCCTGGGCAGGCGAAAGACTCGCCGTTTTTGTTGCACAAAAAAACCCAAGAGTTGAAAACCCCGCTCCCAACGACATTTATTCGGTCGGCACAGTTGGTCTTATCAGAAGACTCTGGAAGGTAGACAACGAATACAACCTTGCCGTCGAAGGCTTAAACCGTGTCTATCTTAAGGAATTTGTCCAAATAGACCCATATCTTGCGGTACACGTCGAAGAAGTTCCCGAACTTTCTCAAAAAACAGAAGAAATAGAAGCGCTTTTCAGAAACATCCTTGCAAAGATTAAAAAATACGGAGAACTCGGTGGAACACTAACCCTCGAGTCCTCAATCCACATTTTCTCAACCGACGACCCAAATCAGCTTGTCAATATAATCGCGGCTTCAATCGATCTCAAAACGGTCGACAAGCAACAAATTCTCGAAATGGTCGACACCAAAACCAGGCTTGAAAGACTTTCGGAGCTTTTGACCCGTGAAATCAGAATTCTGGAAATTTCCGCGCGAATTGACACCGAAACTCAAGAGAGGGTAGGGCGCGTAACTAAAGAAGCAATACTTCGAGAAAAGATGAAATCTATAGAAAAAGAGCTCGGTGAAGACGACGACGGCCGCGAAATTGCCGAATTCAAAAAGAAGATAAGAGCAGCCGCCATGTCGGAAGAAGTCAGAGTCAAGGCAGAGCGCGAACTTACTCGTCTTGCCAAAATGTCGTCTTACAACCCGGAGTCTTCCTATATCCGCACATACCTCGAATGGTTAGTCGAACTTCCCTGGAAATCAAAAGATAAAAAGAGTGTAAACGTTGACGCTGCCGCTAAAGTTCTCGACGAAGATCACTATGGTCTACCTAAGGTAAAGGAAAGAATTTTGGAATATCTTGCCGTTCAAAAGCTCGTCGGCAAAATCAAAGGCCCAATCCTTTGTTTTGTTGGTCCTCCGGGTGTCGGAAAAACATCCGTTGGAAAATCGATAGCTCGAGCTTTGGGCAGAAAATTCATTAGAGTTTCCCTTGGAGGAATTCACGATGAAGCTGAAATTCGTGGTCACAGAAGAACTTACGTCGGAGCCATGCCCGGAAGAGTTATCCAGGGAATCAGAAACGCCGGCACCAAAAACCCGGTCTTCATGCTCGATGAAATCGACAAAATCGGAACAGATTTCCGCGGTGACCCGTCATCCGCCCTTCTTGAAGCGCTCGATCCGGAACAGAACAACGCGTTTTCCGATCACTACCTTGAGGTCCCGTACGATCTTTCAGACGTCATGTTTGTCGCGACCGCAAACATCCTCGATACCATCCCACCGGCACTTCGTGACAGACTGGAAATTATTAGCTTTGCCGGCTACACAGAAGAAGAAAAGGCCTACATCGCCAAAAAATTTTTATTCCCTAAGCAGCTAAACGCACATGGTCTAACTAAAGATAAAGTAACGATGTCGGACGCAACCCTCAAAGACCTTATTTCAAGATACACTCGTGAAGCTGGGGTAAGACAGCTCGAGCGCGAAATCGCTTCAATTCTTCGAAAAGTTGCCAAGAAATTTGCGTCTAGTAACAAGCAGAAGAAAATCAACATTTCTCCAAAATCACTGCAAACTTACCTTGGGGCGTACAGATTTACGAAGACAATCGCCGAAGAAAAAGACGAAGTCGGTATGTCGACAGGCCTGTCTGTAACCTCAGCAGGCGGAGAAATTCTCTTTGTCGAAGTAACTTTGATGCCAGGCGGCAAGGGTCAGCTGATTCTAACCGGCCAACTTGGCGACGTCATGAAAGAGTCTGCTCAAGCAGCACTTTCGTATGTTCGCTCCAGATCCAAAATGTTAGGCCTTGCTGAGAACTTTGCAAGTAAAGTTGACGTCCATATTCACGTTCCCGAAGGCGCCGTTCCAAAAGAAGGGCCTTCCGCGGGTATCGCGCTAACAACCGCGCTCGTTTCAGCAATAACCAGGATTCCAACTCGTCGAGAGGTAGGCATGACAGGGGAAGTAACTTTAAGAGGCCGAGTGCTTGAAATAGGTGGCGTCAAAGAAAAGGTTCTCGCAGCCCATAGAGCTGGTCTTACAACCGTAATCCTGCCCAAACAAAACGCGAAAGATCTGGAAGATGTGCCCAAAAACGTCAAACGTGATCTCCAGTTCATTTTCGCGGAACACATGGACGAGGTTCTAAAAGTTGCCCTCACAAAACCGCTTCCTAAAGAAAAAAGAAGCGAAGAAGGCAAAAAGGAAAAACCCCAAGCCCATTTCTCAACTGGATCTCCCTCCGCTAGTTAAAACTCCGTAGAACGATTTACGGTAACGGTTACGAAGCCAGTAACGTTATACGTTATACGAAACAAGCATCGTTACCGCAAAAACGCCTAACGAATTGTCTACATTTGCAAATTCCAAAAAAAGTTTGTATGATTTTCGCAAGTTTAACTCTGCCTTTGAATTCTTACTGTGGACTTTTTGAATATTAATC
Above is a window of Candidatus Curtissbacteria bacterium DNA encoding:
- a CDS encoding glycosyltransferase family 2 protein — encoded protein: MVLVSFLVVVAWVVWAINSPVAALNVLAVFVVISFGFNAIARLTFTSLSLFARKRERWPVQAYPAKAAILVSARNDPSIFQALPSVLRVENGTIDYKVLVLDDSTDPDLVARLVSIPSSLFIQQGPESNLQEISRRINETDHALVVIHRTNPVGGKAGAINNAVRILRWSEVDYIALLDADHHVAPDFLKRGIAASREYGGPVAGWQPHRLGAYRFLGTFVNVNWAITAMEMQARQRMGLAPIFGGSAGIFPFGWLYDHPFDETSITEDWELSLQAYLRGEEIPFREDLAAVGIVPANFASFRTQQRRWAEGTIRDFRHEFWKILSSRRINWRTKLGLVYQGLLWTQTLGLAASIAVVSMGAVFPWFNGASIPTAVTLGAWGFFTLAHLLPVAVGGKVEGLRTYRNFRNVVFSLLMLFVMLPDYLYATLRGLFLEKADWVVTKKLGSD
- the lon gene encoding endopeptidase La, whose amino-acid sequence is MAIFIDQQKPKFKSELPIVPLRDTVVFPSSMVPITVGRPKVKLGLDNSWAGERLAVFVAQKNPRVENPAPNDIYSVGTVGLIRRLWKVDNEYNLAVEGLNRVYLKEFVQIDPYLAVHVEEVPELSQKTEEIEALFRNILAKIKKYGELGGTLTLESSIHIFSTDDPNQLVNIIAASIDLKTVDKQQILEMVDTKTRLERLSELLTREIRILEISARIDTETQERVGRVTKEAILREKMKSIEKELGEDDDGREIAEFKKKIRAAAMSEEVRVKAERELTRLAKMSSYNPESSYIRTYLEWLVELPWKSKDKKSVNVDAAAKVLDEDHYGLPKVKERILEYLAVQKLVGKIKGPILCFVGPPGVGKTSVGKSIARALGRKFIRVSLGGIHDEAEIRGHRRTYVGAMPGRVIQGIRNAGTKNPVFMLDEIDKIGTDFRGDPSSALLEALDPEQNNAFSDHYLEVPYDLSDVMFVATANILDTIPPALRDRLEIISFAGYTEEEKAYIAKKFLFPKQLNAHGLTKDKVTMSDATLKDLISRYTREAGVRQLEREIASILRKVAKKFASSNKQKKINISPKSLQTYLGAYRFTKTIAEEKDEVGMSTGLSVTSAGGEILFVEVTLMPGGKGQLILTGQLGDVMKESAQAALSYVRSRSKMLGLAENFASKVDVHIHVPEGAVPKEGPSAGIALTTALVSAITRIPTRREVGMTGEVTLRGRVLEIGGVKEKVLAAHRAGLTTVILPKQNAKDLEDVPKNVKRDLQFIFAEHMDEVLKVALTKPLPKEKRSEEGKKEKPQAHFSTGSPSAS
- the lgt gene encoding prolipoprotein diacylglyceryl transferase; its protein translation is MIPRSFEIGPLTLHLYGLVIALSILAGWALAKNRAHLYKIPKSLFDEPMLLTPLILGLIGARLYHVLDLWSHYSQNPSEILKIANGGLGIWGGLFGILVGFVLIAKIKKVKILSLLDLIAPSLMLSQSIGRFGNFINQEAFGPPTTLPWGVYIEPANRPIQYMEFSRFHPTFFYEAALDLLFFFILLYLSKPSSSHSLPSSSRTRGSRFSIWSSISLRPFLTVSVVERSRMTIEKTLGLNLKVPGQTFALYLILYAIGRFTVEFVRIDTWTISQIKVAQILAAVTILIGIFTFFRRIRPLDSSA
- a CDS encoding DUF1461 domain-containing protein — protein: MKIFTYIIIIFLTPFLILLNLRLLIFDHDFYKSEFAKVGTYENFESREIVDKQSKDLITYLCCDGSLDTDFYAEREIVHMRDVKNLISTVNVYLLALSTLLIISCAVLIAKKRLSLLFFSFKTGTLMAIVSLAVVFIISQIDFDFLFLKFHVISFDNDLWVLPENANLIQLFPQQFFADFANRIVLQTLAMSTSILIFSSIAQTKIKK
- a CDS encoding 6-pyruvoyl-tetrahydropterin synthase-related protein gives rise to the protein MTARFTREAIPLGIIVAVVFALLRGSLHSGLPAELRDVASAGYLSKVAMINEANSWYTQNWYLGFEIDRWYQPLTSFWILFLGKVLGDDTLAFNVLSFSAYLSLAVGLYLWLRIEFSSVVAALLSSGLFLTTHVTIVTFQGYYWQTPQLLGWALTPWAMIAFRSSLRNRSRSAPVVFGVLMGLIGLCNWVALLEAMMLSVSYGVAIFVSRRSEAFHPEGLWRLTTSVLIMAAVTAWWLIPALEHGLSPFFRTGLGTFDISKILDFFGSADWHDWYVVKIPSVRGLWTVAVCAIVVFRCLEGKRGVAETLAISVIGISFFLMVELKSDLAGRLSLDVALGLAILSGDAYNWLRRSWSKAVYGGVALALVAISALDDSAHVRVDREAYKTSPEYIEAELVSGSMEKGDRAYIMWSHRNRMSEWFNFFHPELSQVLGASDQTPVNPDVRRIDYLMKHASSREDAQELDLLLRKHSVTHLVVDSKETASVINQRYALSYEGNSVQVFKTGHQPRSEAVAKYSYWHGWRIAGVLVSLLLVFVSAGYYTWSEAEERLEEREINGLFNGIYFEPESEERFEEEVEESYTLVSN